The genomic stretch TCTTGAAGAGAGTTTTCAATTTCGCTGGTCAAACTTCTCTTTATGATCATACTTGCATTTTAAAGGAATAACTTTCAATTTGCAAGGAATAAATATCTAAAAAACACCCAATTTTCCCAGTTGTCGCCAAGAAAAGAGAGCAGGTTGAGGAGAGCGAAAGACGGGAGTATTGATTTCAGGCGTAATCGTAGCGATAAAATCGGTGAAAGAAAATCTGTTTCTAGAGAGAGAACGATAATAGCAGAAACTTGAGAAAGAAAGCGAAAGAGCCCCCTGTTTCTCTTTTTCGACCTGTTCAAAAATAGAGTTGTTGAGACTCACAACCATTTGGACAAGAGCTATGAGATTCTTGATTTTCTTCAGAGACAATAGCCGAATCGCCTCGAGATTGTATTTGAGTTTCATCTGTTTAAAGAGATTCTCCACGTCCCATCTTTCCAGATATGTCTCAATAATCTCTTTCGCCCCTTTCCCCGCAACATTGGTAAGCACACGAATCGGCTGAAGTACCGGATGATATTGATGAACCACCAGTGTGTACTCCTCTCTGCTTTTTGGAAGAAGAACTTGGTATGTTCCGGGAACAAATGCATCACATGCCTTTATTTCACCTGTTTCTTTTTCAATAAAATGACGATTTGAGCGAAGTCGAACTACAAAACGAAGATCTCGCGCTTTGAGAGCTGCAAAGAATTGCTGATCGTCGTTGCCTCGATCAAAGACCCAAATCCCTCTTGTCTCGGTTTGTTTCTGCACTCTTTCAATCACCTTGAGTCGTGTTTGATTCAGTGTTTTTGCGTTGCTGTCATGAAGTTGCATGATAACTGGCTGATTGAAGATGCTTACTCCATGGAATATGTATCCTTTA from Candidatus Peregrinibacteria bacterium encodes the following:
- a CDS encoding transposase, yielding MAASSLIDNTIRNTLRNITKECTLPQKKGVKELLLSLMREGTTVVNHLADTEKKVRVGKQAERYRRHLETIDLSVAIEERIGRTLPRVKENTVIAYDLSDIAKPHAKKMEGMARIFDGSERSGSKGYIFHGVSIFNQPVIMQLHDSNAKTLNQTRLKVIERVQKQTETRGIWVFDRGNDDQQFFAALKARDLRFVVRLRSNRHFIEKETGEIKACDAFVPGTYQVLLPKSREEYTLVVHQYHPVLQPIRVLTNVAGKGAKEIIETYLERWDVENLFKQMKLKYNLEAIRLLSLKKIKNLIALVQMVVSLNNSIFEQVEKEKQGALSLSFSSFCYYRSLSRNRFSFTDFIATITPEINTPVFRSPQPALFSWRQLGKLGVF